The genomic segment TGTGAAAAAAACTTAGTGTCTCTGCGAAACTCTGAGTCTCTTATTTTTTCTTGATTAAGATCTTTCTTTCGATCTCGAAAATTTTCTCAGGAAGTTTTTCCTTACCATGTTTTTTCTTATCGTTTTCTTTTAAGAATAGATCCGCTCCGAATTTTTCGAAGGCATCGTTTGCCTTGATGTTTTTCAGACCGATGAACTGAAGATGGACTTCTCCCGCAGGGATTCCGAACTCTGTTCCTCTATCTTTTACGGAAAGAACTCTTGTGATAGCGGTTACAGTGTCTCCGCTGAAAGAAGGTTGAGTATGATATCCTTCCGTGAATCCAAGATCCCAGATAACATTCTCAGTCACATCTCTGGAAGAAAGTCCGCATAACCATGCGAATACGAGTCCTCCGTAAACGACCGGTTCTCCACCCATAGGTCCGGAAATTCCGGAAGAGTAAAGTTTATCGTAATGAAGCGGGTGAGTGTTCCCAACCCTGTAAGTCCAAGGGAAATGTTCGTCAGTGATTGTTCTTCCATTTTGGTGGATATAGATCTGACCAGCTGCGAAATTTTCGAAATAAGTATCTGTCCAAGTAGCAGTCTCAAAACCTTTCGGGAATTTTAACTCAGGAAGTTCGATCACTGGGCTATCAGTCTCAGGGAAAAAAGCATCCTTGATCACCGGTTTTGGAGTTCCTTTCGGCTTTCCATTAGAGTGATAGATCATGATCTTTCTTTCGTATTGAAGAACTAATTCCTTGTTCTGGTTCAAACAGATCGTACGAACATGAACGATCCCCGGTTTATCCGCGCCCTTATCATCTATTTTGATAATTTTGGTTTTAGCCGAAAGTGTATCTCCCGGATACACCGGTTTTAGGAATTGAACATCATAATATCCGAGATTCGCTAATGCTTTTTCTGAATCGTTTTGAACTCCTAAAGAAAGTGCCACGTTGAACACCATCAAAGGAGAAACTAATAGATCCTTAAATCCGTGAGCTTGTGCATAAGGAGCGGAAAGATAAAGTGGATTTGCTTCCATAAAAGTGGTAGCAAACTCTTGTGCAAAAGAACGATCGATTGTCAGTTCTCTTGGGTGTTCGAAAATTGCACCTTCTGTAAATTCTTCCAGATATCTACCGTAAATGCCCCGTTTTACGGTTCCGGTTTCCACCGGAGTTTTGGGACCTAGTTCCGCGAAGGGGGAAGTAGGGATTTTAGCCATAGTGAGAACTCCTGCTTCGTTTTTAGTTTCTTCCAGGATTTTGAGATCCTCCGGTCGGAAAAGGCTTTTTCCTATCAATAAGTCCCGAAATACCCGTCCAGTTGGCTTCTCGAACCGAAACGAAATTCGGAAATTTGGATCTCTTGTTTAGAAAGTTCAGGATTATTGTCCTTCTCTCCAAACATATGATTCCAAGTATTCACATAAAGAATAGGGAGTGAGTTCCGATTTTCCAAAAGAGAAGAGGAAAGTATCCTGTCCTTATGAACGACCGGGTCCTCTTGGAAAATTTGATCCCCAGAGTAAACATTCTTCAGATCCAATTGGAATGTTTTGCCATCAGGTTCCAGTCGGACTAAAAAGGATTCAATGTCGTAGTTCCTACCATAACGGATCCTTCTGTAGATCCTATAGAAAAAATCCTTCCAGGTACTTGGATGTATCTCATCTCGAAACACAAGACTGATCTCCCATTCAAATCCGATTGGTGTAATATTCGCCTTACAATAGATCCCTACCAGATCGTTTCCAGTTTGCACATCTATCTCTGGTTGGGATAAAACGAATAGATCCGACTTAGGACAGATACCTTCCGTGGTTGGGAATACAGGCAACGGAGGACTCGTGCAGCCCAAATAAAGAAAGAATAGTGGGATGAGAAGATAAGATTTCATAGGGCCGGAATGGGGGAATTCGAATCAGTTTTTCAATCTTGTCAAGATGGAAAATAGGTGCTTTTCCATTCGGGAAGGGAAAGTCTGGAATCGATGAGTTCAACAGTTCTATTCAGAGAATTTCCCCAAATTGCACTTTCTGCCCAAAAGGAGAAGGTGAGAGAAAAGATCCAAAACACTAAAAAGGTTTTGGAAGAGGTTTTACAGAAGAAGGATGTAAATTACGAGTCTATAATACGACCTCTGAACGATTCTATGGAGGATTTACAGGAAGAGTTCACTGTACTTTCCCACCTAAATAGTGTTAAGAATAGTGAAGAAACCCAAGAGCATTATACCGAGATCCTGCCTGAGATCACTGAATTTTATACTGAACTAGGACAGAACGAAGAATTATTCAAATTATACTCTCAAATTTATGAGGAAGAAAAATCTAATTTAGACAGGCCTAAGAACAAGGTCTTAGAAGACGCAATCCTTCAGTTCAAACTTGGTGGAGTAGGTCTTCCGAAAGATAAAAAAAATCGTCTCCAGGAAATCCAACTGAAACTTTCCGATCTTTCCAACCAATTCTCCC from the Leptospira andrefontaineae genome contains:
- the lsa23 gene encoding surface adhesion protein Lsa23 translates to MKSYLLIPLFFLYLGCTSPPLPVFPTTEGICPKSDLFVLSQPEIDVQTGNDLVGIYCKANITPIGFEWEISLVFRDEIHPSTWKDFFYRIYRRIRYGRNYDIESFLVRLEPDGKTFQLDLKNVYSGDQIFQEDPVVHKDRILSSSLLENRNSLPILYVNTWNHMFGEKDNNPELSKQEIQISEFRFGSRSQLDGYFGTY
- a CDS encoding MaoC family dehydratase, which translates into the protein MAKIPTSPFAELGPKTPVETGTVKRGIYGRYLEEFTEGAIFEHPRELTIDRSFAQEFATTFMEANPLYLSAPYAQAHGFKDLLVSPLMVFNVALSLGVQNDSEKALANLGYYDVQFLKPVYPGDTLSAKTKIIKIDDKGADKPGIVHVRTICLNQNKELVLQYERKIMIYHSNGKPKGTPKPVIKDAFFPETDSPVIELPELKFPKGFETATWTDTYFENFAAGQIYIHQNGRTITDEHFPWTYRVGNTHPLHYDKLYSSGISGPMGGEPVVYGGLVFAWLCGLSSRDVTENVIWDLGFTEGYHTQPSFSGDTVTAITRVLSVKDRGTEFGIPAGEVHLQFIGLKNIKANDAFEKFGADLFLKENDKKKHGKEKLPEKIFEIERKILIKKK